From the genome of Nicotiana sylvestris chromosome 2, ASM39365v2, whole genome shotgun sequence, one region includes:
- the LOC138884374 gene encoding uncharacterized protein → MLRACVIYYKGNWDDHLPLIEFAYNNRYHYTIQMAPYEALYRRKCMLPVGWFDVGEATLVEPELVKQAIEKIKLIQGRLLAAQSRHKSYEDNRRRDLLFHVDD, encoded by the coding sequence ATGTTAAGGGCTTGTGTGATATACTACAAGGGTAactgggatgatcatctaccgcttattgagttcgcatataataataggtATCATTACactattcagatggctccatatgaagctctTTACAGACGGAAGTGTATGTTGCCTGTAGGATGGTTCGATGTTGGGGAAGCTACGTTAGTAGAACCAGAATTGGTAAAGCAAGCAatcgagaaaattaagcttatacaaggaaggctattagcagctcaaagcCGTCATAAGTCTTATGAGGATAATCGACGACGAGACTTGTTGTTTCATGTTGACGATTAG